The Xiphophorus hellerii strain 12219 chromosome 22, Xiphophorus_hellerii-4.1, whole genome shotgun sequence genome has a window encoding:
- the kcnk1b gene encoding potassium channel subfamily K member 1b, translating to MLQSLASNSCVRLIQNHKSTWYFVSLILGYLLYLIFGAVVFSSVELPYEDQLRQELRAVKKQFLLENECLSEERLERFLKKALDASNYGVSILNNASANWNWDFTSSLFFASTVLSTTGYGHTAPLSDGGKAFCIIYSVIGIPFTLLFLTAVVQRIMVFSTRRPVTYIHTRWGLSKQLVAIVHATLLGMLAVSCFFLIPAAIFSALEENWNFLESFYFCFISLSTIGLGDYVPGEAANQKFRELYKVGITVYLILGLIVMLVVLETFCELQQLKQLRKMFYLKKEKPQDRLAILEHDHLSFTTVSDNTGGKNEDKAKTFLSVPTLVSPNDDPMIQ from the exons ATGCTCCAGTCTCTAGCCAGCAATTCGTGTGTGCGTTTGATACAGAATCATAAATCGACGTGGTATTTCGTGTCTTTAATATTGGGTTATCTCCTTTATCTCATATTCGGCGCCGTCGTCTTCTCGTCGGTCGAACTACCGTACGAAGACCAACTGCGTCAGGAGCTGAGGGCCGTCAAAAAGCAGTTCCTCTTGGAAAATGAGTGTCTGTCCGAGGAGCGACTGGAGCGGTTTTTAAAGAAAGCCCTAGATGCCAGTAATTATGGGGTTTCTATTCTCAATAATGCCTCGGCTAACTGGAACTGGGACTTCACCTCTTCGCTGTTTTTCGCCAGCACGGTGCTGTCCACCACAG GTTACGGTCACACAGCACCTCTATCAGATGGCGGCAAGGCCTTCTGCATTATTTACTCTGTGATTGGCATCCCGTttaccctcctcttcctcactgccGTTGTGCAAAGGATCATGGTCTTCAGCACTCGGAGGCCCGTTACGTACATCCACACACGATGGGGTCTGTCCAAGCAGCTTGTGGCCATCGTTCACGCCACCCTACTGGGCATGTTGGCCGTCTCGTGCTTCTTCCTCATCCCGGCGGCCATCTTCTCTGCTCTGGAGGAGAACTGGAACTTCCTGGAGtccttttatttctgctttatttcacTCAGCACCATTGGCCTCGGAGACTACGTACCCGgagaagcagccaatcagaagttCAGGGAGCTGTATAAAGTGGGCATCACTG TCTACCTCATTCTGGGTCTGATAGTCATGCTGGTGGTGTTGGAGACCTTCtgtgagctgcagcagctgaagcagCTCAGGAAGATGTTCTACCTGAAGAAGGAGAAGCCCCAGGACCGCCTCGCCATTTTGGAGCACGACCATCTCTCCTTCACCACCGTGTCTGACAACACAGGCGGCAAGAACGAGGACAAAGCCAAGACGTTTCTCAGCGTCCCGACTCTGGTCTCTCCCAATGATGACCCAATGAtccagtaa